The following proteins are encoded in a genomic region of Xanthomonas cassavae CFBP 4642:
- a CDS encoding DUF1629 domain-containing protein, translated as METKTANQPEAGEYFILEAGTINGPVNGVVFENVKDLLSPPRLILRPEGGGFPPLHETPRLVYCPSKGPPPKDLEPGFSGYWLVSERLYQVMVAIDPEAFAFAEVDYRLADGSKGPRHLLCDVVREIDALDEDASKLFIDTTEDFVNGKFYDLTGGASVTFDRERVGTAHVFKTPYAIEVFCDRVFRDAVAATGIETETDSDGLWLIDASDA; from the coding sequence ATGGAAACGAAAACAGCCAATCAGCCTGAGGCTGGTGAATACTTCATCCTCGAAGCGGGTACGATCAACGGACCGGTGAACGGAGTTGTCTTTGAGAACGTCAAGGATCTGTTGTCACCCCCGCGCTTGATTCTGAGGCCTGAAGGCGGTGGTTTCCCTCCGTTACACGAAACGCCGCGTTTGGTCTATTGCCCCAGCAAGGGCCCGCCGCCCAAGGACTTGGAGCCGGGCTTCAGTGGCTACTGGCTCGTATCCGAGCGACTCTACCAAGTCATGGTCGCGATTGATCCCGAAGCGTTCGCTTTCGCCGAGGTGGACTATCGGTTGGCTGATGGCTCGAAGGGACCACGCCACTTGCTCTGCGACGTAGTCCGGGAGATTGACGCACTGGACGAAGATGCGTCAAAACTCTTCATCGATACGACGGAAGACTTCGTCAATGGCAAGTTCTACGATCTGACCGGTGGCGCCAGTGTCACGTTTGATCGCGAGCGTGTGGGCACGGCGCATGTTTTTAAAACGCCCTACGCCATCGAAGTCTTTTGCGACCGAGTATTCAGAGATGCAGTCGCTGCGACAGGAATTGAGACCGAAACTGACTCCGACGGTCTTTGGCTCATCGACGCTTCGGATGCCTAA
- a CDS encoding sugar porter family MFS transporter, whose protein sequence is MSSVSIDGAPDAGENTRFIILISCVATIGGFLFGFDSGVINGTVDGLKQTFQSTAAETGFEVASMLLGCAIGAFFAGRLADRWGRRAVLIISAALFLLSAIGAGASHSSGFFIFARVMGGFAVGAASVISPAYIAEVASARYRGRLATMQQIAIISGLFCAFLSNYLLANAAGASTEPLWAGQAAWRWMFWMQAIPSLLFLVLLLVIPESPRYLVVKGRREQALVVLKRLYGNAAAQTKLAEISASMSADQHKPKFSDLVNKATGKIRPIVWIGVGLAVFQQLVGINVVFYYGAVLWQAVGFSEQDALLINVLSGGLSIGACLVTVMLVDKIGRKPLLWIGSAGMAVSLALVTYAFATASLDPNGKLAMSDAMGMLALVAANVYVVFFNASWGPVMWVMLGEMFPNQIRGSGLAIAGAAQWTSNFAITVSFPILLGSIGLAGAYGIYTVAAFISVFFVLKYVYETKGKELEQMEG, encoded by the coding sequence ATGTCCAGTGTTTCCATTGACGGCGCCCCCGATGCCGGCGAGAACACCCGTTTCATCATCCTGATCAGCTGCGTGGCCACCATCGGCGGCTTCCTGTTCGGCTTCGACAGCGGCGTGATCAATGGCACCGTCGACGGCCTGAAACAGACCTTCCAGTCCACCGCCGCCGAGACCGGTTTCGAGGTCGCCTCGATGCTGCTGGGCTGCGCCATCGGCGCCTTCTTTGCCGGCCGTCTGGCCGACCGCTGGGGCCGCCGTGCGGTCCTGATCATTTCCGCCGCGCTGTTCCTGCTCTCGGCCATCGGTGCCGGCGCCTCGCATAGCTCCGGCTTCTTCATCTTCGCCCGCGTGATGGGCGGTTTTGCGGTGGGCGCCGCCAGCGTCATCTCGCCGGCCTACATCGCCGAGGTCGCCTCCGCGCGCTATCGCGGCCGGCTCGCCACAATGCAGCAGATCGCCATCATCAGCGGGCTGTTCTGCGCCTTCCTGAGCAACTATCTGCTGGCCAACGCCGCCGGCGCCTCCACCGAGCCGCTGTGGGCCGGGCAGGCTGCGTGGCGCTGGATGTTCTGGATGCAGGCCATCCCGTCGCTGTTGTTCCTGGTGCTGTTGCTGGTCATCCCCGAGAGCCCGCGCTACCTGGTGGTCAAGGGCCGCCGCGAGCAGGCGCTGGTGGTGCTCAAGCGCCTGTACGGCAACGCCGCCGCGCAGACCAAGCTGGCGGAAATCTCCGCCTCGATGTCCGCCGACCAGCACAAGCCCAAGTTCTCCGACCTGGTCAACAAGGCCACCGGCAAGATCCGCCCCATCGTCTGGATCGGCGTCGGCCTGGCGGTGTTCCAGCAGCTGGTCGGCATCAATGTGGTGTTTTATTACGGCGCCGTGCTGTGGCAGGCGGTCGGCTTCTCCGAGCAGGATGCGCTGCTGATCAACGTGCTCTCCGGCGGCCTGAGCATCGGCGCCTGCCTGGTCACGGTGATGCTGGTGGACAAGATCGGCCGCAAGCCGCTGCTGTGGATCGGCTCGGCCGGCATGGCGGTCTCGCTGGCGCTGGTGACCTATGCCTTCGCCACTGCTTCGCTGGACCCCAACGGCAAGCTCGCCATGTCCGACGCCATGGGCATGCTCGCGCTGGTGGCCGCCAACGTCTACGTGGTGTTCTTCAACGCCTCGTGGGGCCCGGTGATGTGGGTCATGCTGGGCGAGATGTTCCCGAACCAGATCCGCGGTTCGGGCCTGGCCATCGCCGGCGCCGCGCAGTGGACTTCCAACTTCGCCATCACCGTCAGCTTCCCGATCCTGCTCGGCAGCATCGGGCTGGCCGGCGCCTACGGCATCTACACCGTCGCCGCCTTCATCTCGGTGTTCTTCGTACTCAAGTACGTCTACGAGACCAAGGGCAAGGAGCTGGAGCAGATGGAGGGCTGA
- the xylB gene encoding xylulokinase translates to MSLYVGLDVGTQSVKLVAYDPQERAVVATIAAPMELISRDDGTREQQAQWWVDGIVHCFAQLDADQRAQVRGISVSGQQHGFVPVAADGSVTAPVKLWCDTSTALECDEIMDAVGGAAGSVAVAGNPILAGYTASKLPWTRKHRPDAYAAMTTVMLPHDYINFWLTGERFAEVGDASGTGWLDVRTRQWSERMLGAVDAQRDLRTALPPLVETGAVYALSDAAAEALNLPAGVRVTTGGGDNMMAAIGTGNVVPGRLTMSLGTSGTLFAYADHPVVDDDARWAAFCSSSGGWLPLICTMNCTVATEAVMRMFSITREQTEAMIAETAPGADGLVLLPFFNGERTPNLPDARGCLFGMHLHNTTAAHFYRAAMEGATYSLRNGFDAFVAAGLQFDTILLTGGGSKSAQWRQMVADVFNLPVVVPTQPEGAAFGAALQALWACDRDDGGTDALSEVVLEHLQVDDALAAQPDPQRVTHYQQHYQTFLKHLHVVSPLYAG, encoded by the coding sequence ATGAGCTTGTACGTAGGACTGGATGTGGGCACGCAGAGCGTCAAACTGGTGGCCTACGATCCGCAGGAGCGCGCCGTGGTCGCCACCATCGCCGCGCCGATGGAGCTGATCAGCCGCGACGACGGCACCCGCGAGCAGCAGGCGCAGTGGTGGGTCGACGGCATCGTGCATTGCTTCGCGCAGCTCGATGCCGATCAGCGTGCGCAGGTGCGCGGCATCTCGGTGTCCGGCCAGCAGCACGGCTTCGTGCCGGTCGCTGCCGACGGCAGCGTCACCGCACCGGTGAAGCTGTGGTGCGACACCAGTACCGCGCTGGAATGCGATGAAATCATGGACGCCGTGGGCGGCGCGGCAGGCAGCGTGGCGGTGGCAGGCAACCCGATCCTGGCCGGCTACACCGCATCCAAGCTGCCGTGGACGCGCAAGCATCGTCCCGACGCCTATGCGGCCATGACCACGGTGATGCTGCCGCACGACTACATCAATTTCTGGCTTACCGGCGAGCGCTTTGCCGAAGTCGGCGATGCCTCCGGCACCGGCTGGCTGGATGTACGCACACGCCAGTGGTCCGAGCGCATGCTCGGCGCGGTGGATGCGCAGCGCGATCTGCGCACCGCACTGCCGCCGTTGGTGGAAACCGGCGCGGTGTATGCGTTGTCCGACGCGGCGGCCGAGGCGCTGAACCTGCCGGCCGGCGTGCGCGTGACCACCGGCGGTGGCGACAACATGATGGCCGCCATCGGCACCGGCAACGTGGTGCCGGGCCGCCTGACCATGAGCCTGGGCACCAGCGGCACCTTGTTCGCCTACGCCGATCACCCGGTGGTGGACGACGATGCACGCTGGGCCGCGTTCTGCTCCTCCAGCGGCGGTTGGCTGCCGCTGATCTGCACCATGAACTGTACCGTTGCCACCGAGGCGGTAATGCGCATGTTCTCGATCACCCGCGAGCAGACCGAAGCGATGATCGCCGAGACCGCGCCGGGCGCCGACGGGCTGGTATTGCTGCCGTTCTTCAATGGCGAACGCACGCCCAATTTGCCCGATGCACGCGGCTGCCTGTTCGGTATGCATCTGCACAACACCACCGCCGCGCATTTCTATCGCGCCGCGATGGAAGGGGCCACCTACAGCCTGCGCAATGGCTTCGACGCCTTCGTCGCTGCCGGTCTGCAGTTCGATACCATCCTGCTCACCGGCGGTGGCAGCAAGAGCGCACAGTGGCGGCAGATGGTCGCCGACGTGTTCAACCTGCCGGTCGTGGTGCCGACCCAGCCCGAGGGCGCTGCCTTCGGTGCCGCGCTGCAGGCCTTGTGGGCCTGTGATCGCGATGACGGCGGTACGGACGCGTTGTCGGAGGTGGTGCTGGAGCACCTGCAGGTGGACGACGCGCTTGCCGCGCAGCCCGACCCGCAGCGCGTGACCCACTATCAGCAGCACTACCAGACCTTCCTCAAGCACCTGCACGTCGTCAGCCCGCTCTACGCCGGCTGA
- a CDS encoding MASE1 domain-containing protein, which yields MAVAKEVLRGMLISVCYCLAFLILWRFSLDQWYLPVGLRVVTLLFRPYREWPFLLAGDAAAMLVLRIPLGELQGFSPLWAYLTPFLHAPLIASGIFLLRYHVPKIVKKQHWLIPSALALGLWNAVCSMLLNETLGGPPIYPVIDLLLRYSSGSYLGILVLLLPTMLWTSWNDGPVHSSLSRDLAAAVVLILGLFFGLGVLGNQTIRNILMVAMLMPMIVMTFKHGWRGIALGALLASFGLEFSLPRVYQAGFFDQHVFNIQLLYGLMTTALFIFNARLREFDRDGFSSPAKDDPFLFARASYSSAERLLRNRVLEYSDVNVQINRMRKDVVADLRAKGQHAVAMEMTRISVIESQLLQQYVAGLYPLEIETHGLYQALRSQALERFCQSQFQCVFRGDCKNLSLELQLSAYRSVLNCVEILPSARKHFIQARAWTGKGAKGIVVRVIADSSSAELVGRESKDVETELEARVKAHGGTLRRRHALVVTFLVAEADSVEVRGRLSTDPQLLRAGLVP from the coding sequence ATGGCGGTAGCCAAAGAAGTCCTCAGGGGCATGCTGATCAGCGTGTGCTACTGCTTGGCGTTTCTGATCCTCTGGCGCTTCTCCCTTGACCAGTGGTATCTGCCAGTTGGCTTGCGGGTCGTCACGTTGCTGTTTCGACCATATCGCGAATGGCCGTTCCTGTTAGCAGGGGATGCTGCAGCCATGTTGGTCTTGCGTATTCCGCTAGGCGAGTTGCAGGGGTTCAGCCCGCTATGGGCTTACCTGACTCCGTTCTTGCATGCGCCTTTGATCGCCAGCGGAATTTTCCTGCTTCGTTACCATGTCCCTAAGATCGTCAAGAAGCAGCACTGGCTTATTCCTTCCGCACTTGCGCTAGGGCTTTGGAATGCAGTCTGCAGTATGTTGTTAAATGAAACGCTCGGTGGTCCGCCGATTTATCCCGTCATTGATCTTCTGCTGCGCTACTCTTCGGGTAGCTATCTTGGAATACTGGTCTTGCTGCTTCCAACGATGTTGTGGACCAGTTGGAATGACGGCCCAGTGCACTCTAGTCTTTCCAGAGATCTTGCTGCTGCAGTCGTTTTAATTCTTGGGTTGTTCTTCGGTCTGGGTGTCTTGGGCAACCAAACGATTCGAAACATTTTGATGGTCGCGATGCTTATGCCGATGATCGTCATGACCTTCAAGCATGGGTGGAGAGGCATTGCGTTGGGAGCGCTACTTGCGAGCTTTGGACTTGAGTTCTCTCTTCCCAGGGTCTATCAGGCAGGATTTTTTGACCAGCACGTTTTTAACATTCAGTTGCTCTATGGACTAATGACGACCGCTCTTTTTATTTTTAACGCTCGTCTCCGTGAGTTCGATCGCGATGGTTTTTCGAGCCCAGCGAAAGACGACCCATTTCTATTCGCTCGCGCGAGCTATTCCAGTGCAGAACGTCTGTTGCGCAACCGCGTACTTGAATATTCTGATGTCAACGTGCAGATAAATAGGATGCGCAAAGACGTCGTGGCTGACTTGAGGGCGAAGGGGCAGCACGCGGTTGCAATGGAGATGACACGAATTAGCGTGATTGAGTCGCAGTTGTTGCAACAATATGTGGCCGGACTTTATCCTTTGGAAATCGAGACGCACGGGCTCTATCAAGCGTTGCGTTCCCAAGCACTTGAGCGTTTCTGCCAATCTCAGTTTCAATGCGTGTTTCGCGGAGATTGTAAGAATCTGTCGTTGGAGCTACAGCTGAGCGCGTATCGCAGTGTGCTTAACTGTGTCGAGATTTTGCCGTCAGCTAGGAAGCATTTCATCCAAGCACGTGCGTGGACGGGTAAAGGGGCGAAGGGGATTGTGGTGCGTGTAATCGCGGATTCTTCCTCAGCTGAACTGGTTGGGCGCGAGTCGAAGGACGTCGAGACTGAACTTGAAGCACGAGTAAAAGCGCATGGCGGCACGCTTCGCCGCCGCCATGCATTAGTTGTGACATTCCTTGTTGCTGAGGCTGACTCTGTGGAAGTTAGGGGGAGACTATCCACTGATCCCCAGTTGCTCCGCGCCGGGCTAGTACCGTGA
- a CDS encoding glycosyl hydrolase family 95 catalytic domain-containing protein has protein sequence MLTRRELCKATGAALAVLGAAPVAAQAARSGSDTGLPAVAPADALQLWYREPANEWVEALPVGNGRLGAMVWGGIAHERLQLNEDTLYAGGPYDSTNPEGLAALPQVRALIFAGRYAQAEQLADAKLLSRPLKQMPYQPLGDLLLDFDRADGISEYRRQLDLDTAVATTTFRSGGAVHRREVFVSAPSQCIVVRLSCDRPGGISLRVGIDSPQSGEVTVEQGGLLFSGRNSGFAGIDGKLRFALRVLPKVTGGTVSQVRDRLRIEAADDVVLLLTAATSFQRFDAVDGDPLALTAASLQKAATSDYPALLRAHLADHRRLFRRVAIDLGTSEAARLSTDERVQRFAAGNDPAMAALYHQYGRYLLICSSRPGTQPANLQGIWNDLMQPPWESKYTINVNTEMNYWPSEANALHECVEPLESMLFDLAQTGAHTARKLYDAPGWVVHNNTDLWRQAGPIDGAQWSLWPMGGVWLLQQLWDRWDYGRDRAYLSKIYPLFKGAAEFFVATLVRDPQTGAMVTNPSISPENQHPFGAAVCAGPTMDAQLLRDLFAQCIAMSKLLGVDAALAQQLASLREQLPPNRIGKAGQLQEWQQDWDMQAPEIHHRHVSHLYALHPSSQINLRDTPELAAAAKRTLETRGDTTTGWGIGWRLNLWARLADGEHAYRILQLLISPERTYPNLFDAHPPFQIDGNFGGTAGITEMLLQSWGGSVFLLPALPKAWPRGSVRGLRVRGGASVDLQWDGGRLQQARLHSDRGGRYQLSYAGQTLDLELGAGRTRQVGLNNNRLVTQ, from the coding sequence GTGCTGACCCGGCGCGAACTATGCAAGGCCACCGGGGCCGCGCTTGCGGTCCTGGGCGCCGCACCGGTAGCCGCGCAGGCCGCACGTTCCGGCAGCGACACAGGATTGCCGGCCGTAGCGCCGGCAGACGCCCTGCAGCTGTGGTATCGCGAACCGGCCAACGAATGGGTGGAAGCCCTGCCGGTCGGTAACGGGCGATTGGGCGCGATGGTGTGGGGCGGTATCGCCCACGAGCGTCTGCAACTCAACGAAGACACGCTCTACGCAGGCGGCCCCTACGATTCCACCAACCCGGAGGGATTGGCCGCGTTGCCGCAGGTACGCGCGCTGATCTTCGCCGGCCGCTATGCCCAGGCCGAGCAACTGGCCGATGCCAAGCTGTTGTCGCGCCCGCTCAAGCAGATGCCGTATCAACCGCTGGGCGATCTGTTGCTGGATTTCGATCGTGCCGACGGCATCAGCGAGTACCGTCGCCAGCTCGATCTGGACACGGCGGTGGCCACCACCACGTTCCGCTCCGGTGGTGCCGTGCACCGTCGCGAGGTGTTCGTGTCGGCACCGTCGCAGTGCATTGTGGTGCGCCTGTCCTGCGATCGGCCGGGCGGTATTTCGTTGCGGGTCGGCATCGACAGCCCGCAGAGCGGCGAGGTCACGGTGGAGCAGGGCGGCCTGCTGTTCAGTGGTCGCAACAGCGGCTTTGCCGGCATCGACGGCAAGCTGCGTTTTGCCTTGCGCGTACTGCCGAAGGTCACCGGTGGCACCGTCAGCCAAGTGCGCGACCGGCTACGTATCGAGGCTGCCGATGACGTGGTGTTGCTGCTGACGGCCGCAACCAGTTTCCAACGTTTCGACGCGGTGGATGGCGATCCGCTGGCGTTGACGGCGGCAAGCCTGCAGAAGGCCGCCACCTCCGATTACCCCGCATTGCTGCGTGCCCACCTTGCCGATCACCGGCGCCTGTTCCGGCGCGTGGCGATCGACCTGGGCACCAGCGAGGCGGCACGCTTGTCCACCGACGAACGCGTGCAACGGTTCGCAGCCGGCAACGATCCGGCCATGGCGGCGCTGTACCACCAGTACGGTCGCTATCTGCTGATCTGCAGTTCACGGCCCGGCACCCAGCCGGCCAACCTGCAGGGCATCTGGAACGACCTGATGCAGCCGCCGTGGGAAAGCAAGTACACCATCAACGTCAACACCGAGATGAACTACTGGCCCAGCGAGGCCAACGCACTGCACGAATGCGTGGAACCGCTGGAATCCATGCTGTTCGACCTGGCCCAGACCGGCGCGCACACCGCGCGCAAGCTGTACGACGCACCCGGCTGGGTGGTGCACAACAACACCGATCTGTGGCGCCAGGCCGGGCCAATCGACGGTGCGCAATGGAGCCTGTGGCCGATGGGCGGCGTCTGGCTGCTGCAGCAGCTGTGGGACCGCTGGGACTATGGCCGCGACCGCGCGTATCTGAGCAAGATCTACCCATTGTTCAAGGGCGCTGCGGAGTTTTTCGTCGCCACCTTGGTGCGCGACCCGCAGACCGGTGCGATGGTGACCAATCCGTCGATCTCGCCGGAAAACCAGCACCCGTTCGGCGCGGCCGTGTGCGCCGGGCCGACCATGGATGCGCAGCTGCTGCGCGACCTGTTTGCGCAATGCATCGCCATGAGCAAGCTGCTGGGCGTCGATGCAGCGCTGGCACAGCAGTTGGCGAGCCTGCGCGAGCAATTGCCGCCCAACCGCATCGGCAAGGCGGGGCAGTTGCAGGAATGGCAGCAGGATTGGGACATGCAGGCGCCGGAGATCCATCACCGCCACGTCTCGCATCTGTACGCCTTGCATCCTTCCAGCCAGATCAATCTGCGCGATACGCCCGAGCTTGCCGCTGCAGCAAAACGCACGCTGGAAACGCGTGGCGACACCACCACCGGCTGGGGCATCGGCTGGCGGTTGAATCTGTGGGCACGGTTGGCCGACGGCGAGCATGCGTATCGCATCCTGCAATTGCTGATTTCGCCCGAGCGCACCTACCCGAACCTGTTCGACGCACACCCGCCGTTCCAGATCGACGGCAACTTCGGCGGTACCGCGGGCATTACCGAAATGCTGTTGCAAAGCTGGGGCGGCAGTGTGTTCCTGTTGCCGGCCTTGCCCAAGGCGTGGCCCCGCGGCAGCGTACGCGGCCTGCGTGTGCGTGGCGGTGCCAGCGTGGATCTGCAATGGGATGGCGGTCGCTTGCAGCAGGCACGCCTGCACAGCGATCGTGGCGGGCGCTATCAGCTGTCCTACGCGGGGCAGACCCTGGACCTGGAACTGGGCGCGGGCCGCACCCGGCAGGTGGGACTCAACAACAACCGATTGGTGACGCAATGA
- the xylA gene encoding xylose isomerase codes for MSNTVYIGAKEYFPGIGKIGFEGRDSDNPLAFKVYDANKQVGDKTMAEHLRFAVAYWHSFCGNGADPFGPGTRAYPWDIGNTALNRAEAKSDAAFEFFTKLGVPYYCFHDIDLAPDADDIGEYEKNLKHMVGIAKQRQADTGIKLLWGTANLFSHPRYMNGASTNPDFNVVARAAVQVKAAIDATVELGGENYVFWGGREGYACLHNTQMKREQDNMARFLTLARDYGRAIGFTGNFLIEPKPMEPMKHQYDFDSATVIGFLRQHGLDQDFKLNIEANHATLSGHSFEHDLQVASDAGLLGSIDANRGNPQNGWDTDQFPTDLYDTVGAMLVVLRQGGLAPGGLNFDAKVRRESSDPQDLFLAHIGGMDAFARGLEVANALLTSSPLETWRKERYASFDSGAGADFANGTSTLADLATYAAGNAPTQLSGRQEAYENLINQYLTR; via the coding sequence ATGAGCAACACCGTTTACATCGGCGCGAAGGAATATTTCCCCGGCATCGGCAAGATCGGCTTCGAAGGCCGCGACTCGGACAACCCGCTGGCGTTCAAGGTCTACGACGCCAACAAGCAGGTCGGCGACAAGACCATGGCCGAGCATCTGCGCTTTGCCGTGGCCTACTGGCACAGCTTCTGCGGCAATGGCGCCGATCCGTTCGGCCCGGGCACGCGTGCGTACCCGTGGGATATCGGCAACACCGCGTTGAATCGCGCCGAAGCCAAGTCCGATGCCGCGTTCGAGTTCTTCACCAAGCTCGGCGTGCCGTATTACTGCTTCCACGATATCGATCTGGCACCGGATGCCGACGACATCGGCGAGTACGAAAAGAATCTCAAGCACATGGTAGGCATCGCCAAGCAGCGCCAGGCCGACACCGGCATCAAGCTGCTGTGGGGCACCGCCAACCTGTTCTCGCACCCGCGCTACATGAATGGTGCATCGACCAACCCGGACTTCAACGTGGTCGCGCGTGCGGCGGTGCAGGTCAAGGCCGCGATCGATGCGACCGTTGAACTCGGTGGCGAAAACTACGTGTTCTGGGGCGGCCGCGAAGGCTATGCCTGCCTGCACAACACCCAGATGAAGCGCGAGCAGGACAACATGGCGCGCTTCCTGACCCTGGCGCGCGATTACGGCCGCGCGATCGGCTTCACGGGTAATTTCCTGATCGAGCCCAAGCCGATGGAGCCGATGAAGCACCAGTACGACTTCGACAGCGCCACGGTGATCGGCTTCCTGCGTCAGCACGGCCTGGACCAGGACTTCAAGCTCAATATCGAAGCCAACCACGCCACCTTGTCGGGCCATAGCTTCGAGCACGACCTGCAGGTGGCCAGCGATGCCGGGCTGCTCGGCAGCATCGATGCCAACCGCGGCAACCCGCAGAACGGCTGGGACACCGACCAGTTCCCGACCGACCTGTACGACACCGTCGGCGCGATGCTGGTGGTGCTGCGCCAGGGCGGGCTGGCACCGGGCGGCCTGAATTTCGATGCCAAGGTGCGGCGCGAGTCGTCCGACCCGCAGGACCTGTTCCTGGCGCATATCGGCGGCATGGACGCGTTCGCACGCGGGCTGGAAGTGGCCAATGCGCTGCTGACCTCCTCGCCGCTGGAAACCTGGCGCAAGGAGCGCTACGCCAGCTTCGACAGCGGTGCGGGCGCGGACTTTGCCAATGGCACCAGCACGCTGGCCGACCTGGCCACCTACGCTGCCGGCAATGCACCCACGCAGCTCAGCGGCCGCCAGGAAGCCTACGAGAACCTGATCAATCAGTATCTGACGCGTTGA